Part of the Pseudomonas sp. M30-35 genome is shown below.
CGCAAAGGCGGTTCAGTGGGGATTCCAGCAGACCCTGAACCGAGTCTTTCCAGCGGTGTATTCGTACCCTTTTTGGGCACCGTGGCACTGACCAGCAAGTTTGTGCCAAGCATGCTTACCGGCGGCAAAGCCGTTGGTGTTTTCCTGCATGCGCTGCGCCTTGAAGACGGCAGCGGCTATAAAGTCATTCTAGAAGCCGCGCCAGAAGCCATGTACAGCGACGATATCGCGGTTGGCGTTGCCGCCATGAGCGAAGTGATTGGTCGTTATGTACGGGCTTATCCAAGCCAGTATATGTGGACCATGAAGCGCTTCAAGAAGCGCCCAGAGGGTGAGGCTAAGTGGTACTGATGTAGTTACGCCTAAGGTCGGTCTTGGCGACTTTAGGCTATCAAGCCATTAATCAGAGGATCGCCAGAGTCATGTCGAACAACCGCCAGCATCCGCGTACCGCGATGAAGTGCATGATCAAAATCAGTCACCCAGGTTTTGGTGACGTTGTCGCGCAGACTCGAGACCTGTCTGATGGTGGCGTCTATGTGAAGCACGATGACTTGCACGTGCTTAAGCTGGGCGATGTAGTCACCGGTCAGGTACAGGGCATGCCGATTGAAGCGCCTGTTTTGCAGATGATGGTGACCCGGGTTGACGCCGAAGGCGTGGGGCTTTGCTTCGTCACCGAGTGACCAATTGTCCGTAAATCGCTTAAAACCTATCTTGTGAGTCAAGTATTCGCTAGAATGCCGCGCGCTGCCTAGGCGTAGCATTATCGAAATGGGTTCCCTCACCCCATAAAACTTAAAAAGGCTTAC
Proteins encoded:
- a CDS encoding PilZ domain-containing protein translates to MSNNRQHPRTAMKCMIKISHPGFGDVVAQTRDLSDGGVYVKHDDLHVLKLGDVVTGQVQGMPIEAPVLQMMVTRVDAEGVGLCFVTE